A single Lactuca sativa cultivar Salinas chromosome 8, Lsat_Salinas_v11, whole genome shotgun sequence DNA region contains:
- the LOC111912978 gene encoding G-type lectin S-receptor-like serine/threonine-protein kinase At4g27290 isoform X2 has product MYELGFFSPGKSMNRYLGIWYNNKSPQTVVWVANRETPITDLSGVFKVDTNGSLLVIASSNNTIIWSSNPGPVSPTTINPVAQLLSSGNLVVRTTGQENFIWQSFDYPGDTFLPGMKFGKDLVSGLDRRWSSWKSLDDPSPGPYILFMNINGFPQLFEEQDSVPLSRFGPWNGVTFDGMPRHISNALFTHNFVFNDKEVYYVYTLVNSSVVTRVYFSPDGDVLRLNWIERTQMWFLYWKGNSDMCIRFGQCGSYGRCDAKKSPLCSCMEGFEPRNPDEWSASQWSSGCRRRTTLSCPDGDGFRVFKNVNMPDTRGAWFNRSMTLGECETACKQNCSCTAYANIDIRMNGSGCLLWFEDLMDVRTVDESRDLYVRIAVSDLTIQSIPEFTSRPVSSKKRQTITWVVSILSSLVIVILILAIMYGWRKKKRSQVKIPVKPIDEEYIMESQDDDTELTSFSLSVISKSTNDFANDKKLGQGGFGPVYKGVLDDRREIAVKRLSKTSRQGLGEFKNEVEFIAKLQHRNLVKLLGYCIQGDENMLIYEYMPNKSLDSFIFDKIKSPILGWSDRFNIIHGIARGLLYLHQDSRFKIVHRDLKTSNVLLDVDMNPKISDFGLARMFREHENEANTNNVVGTLGYLAPEYVVDGTFSEKSDVFSFGVLVLEIVSGKKNKGFSHENDSDNLLAHAWRLFEEDMALELRDPHIRESCVASEVFRSIHIGLLCVQHFAKDRPTMSSVILMFDKEGALPQPKQPAFFAKGSLPQLSLASVNDITMTTLEPR; this is encoded by the exons ATGTATGAACTCGGGTTTTTTAGTCCCGGAAAGTCAATGAACCGGTATTTGGGCATATGGTACAATAACAAATCCCCACAGACAGTGGTATGGGTTGCTAACAGGGAGACACCAATAACCGACTTGTCTGGTGTGTTCAAAGTTGACACCAACGGATCCCTATTGGTTATCGCTAGTAGCAACAACACCATCATCTGGTCATCTAACCCTGGCCCTGTATCTCCCACAACCATAAATCCAGTGGCACAACTTTTGAGCTCTGGAAATCTGGTTGTAAGAACAACCGGCCAGGAAAATTTCATCTGGCAAAGTTTCGATTACCCTGGAGACACGTTCCTTCCCGGGATGAAATTCGGAAAGGACCTGGTGTCTGGGTTAGATAGGCGATGGTCATCATGGAAGAGCCTCGACGACCCTTCACCTGGCCCGTATATACTGTTCATGAATATAAACGGGTTCCCTCAGTTGTTCGAAGAACAGGATTCTGTTCCTCTCTCAAGGTTTGGACCATGGAACGGTGTTACCTTCGATGGCATGCCTAGGCATATTTCAAACGCGTTATTCACACACAACTTCGTTTTCAATGATAAGGAGGTGTACTATGTGTACACACTTGTTAACAGTTCAGTCGTGACGCGTGTCTACTTTAGTCCAGATGGTGACGTGTTACGACTGAACTGGATCGAAAGAACACAGATGTGGTTCCTATATTGGAAGGGGAATAGCGACATGTGTATCCGTTTCGGACAATGTGGTTCATATGGAAGGTGCGACGCTAAGAAGTCACCTCTTTGTAGTTGTATGGAAGGGTTCGAACCTCGAAACCCGGACGAATGGAGTGCCTCCCAGTGGTCAAGTGGGTGTCGCCGTAGAACAACTTTAAGTTGTCCGGATGGAGATGGATTTCGAGTGTTTAAAAACGTTAACATGCCAGACACTCGGGGTGCATGGTTCAATAGAAGCATGACACTTGGCGAATGTGAGACGGCATGCAAGCAGAATTGCTCGTGTACAGCGTATGCCAATATTGATATTCGAATGAACGGAAGTGGATGCTTGCTGTGGTTCGAGGATCTAATGGATGTCCGAACAGTGGATGAAAGCCGGGACCTTTATGTAAGAATAGCTGTCTCCGACTTGACAA TTCAATCAATCCCGGAATTTACCTCCAGACCTGTTTCCAGCAAAAAGAGGCAAACAATCACATGGGTGGTGTCGATTTTATCTAGTCTTGTTATTGTGATATTGATTTTGGCAATCATGTATGGTTGGAGAAAAAAGAAAAGATCCCAAGTGAAAATACCAG TGAAACCCATTGATGAAGAGTATATCATGGAGAGCCAAGATGATGATACAGAGTTAACGTCTTTTAGCCTGTCTGTGATATCAAAATCCACTAATGATTTTGCAAATGACAAAAAACTTGGACAAGGTGGTTTTGGTCCTGTTTACAAG GGTGTGCTCGATGACAGAAGAGAAATAGCTGTGAAAAGATTATCCAAAACTTCAAGACAAGGTCTTGGAGAGTTTAAAAATGAAGTTGAATTCATTGCTAAGCTTCAACATCGAAATCTTGTAAAGCTTTTGGGATACTGTATTCAAGGAGATGAAAACATGTTAATATATGAGTACATGCCTAACAAAAGTCTAGACTCATTCATATTTG ATAAAATCAAAAGTCCGATACTAGGTTGGTCAGATCGTTTTAACATCATTCATGGGATTGCTCGAGGACTCCTCTATCTTCATCAAGATTCACGATTTAAAATTGTTCATCGAGATCTTAAAACAAGCAATGTTTTGCTGGATGTTGACATGAACCCAAAGATATCAGACTTTGGTCTTGCAAGAATGTTTAGAGAACATGAAAATGAAGCAAATACGAACAATGTAGTTGGAACTTT GGGTTACTTAGCACCAGAATATGTTGTAGATGGGACTTTCTCGGAAAAATCTGAtgtcttcagttttggtgttctTGTGTTGGAAATTGTGAGCGGGAAAAAAAATAAAGGATTCTCTCATGAGAATGACAGTGATAATCTTCTTGCACAT GCGTGGAGACTTTTTGAAGAAGACATGGCACTGGAGTTGCGTGATCCGCATATCCGTGAGTCATGTGTAGCCTCCGAAGTATTTCGGTCAATACATATAGGTCTTTTATGTGTCCAACATTTTGCAAAAGACAGACCAACTATGTCATCTGTCATTTTGATGTTTGATAAAGAAGGTGCATTGCCTCAACCTAAACAACCTGCATTTTTTGCAAAAGGAAGTTTGCCACAACTTAGTCTAGCTTCCGTCAATGACATCACGATGACAACATTAGAACCTCGATGA
- the LOC111912978 gene encoding G-type lectin S-receptor-like serine/threonine-protein kinase At4g27290 isoform X1 → MEVVHYLLIFGLLMSDLGIYRAQDSIAADQAIRDGHTLVSADEMYELGFFSPGKSMNRYLGIWYNNKSPQTVVWVANRETPITDLSGVFKVDTNGSLLVIASSNNTIIWSSNPGPVSPTTINPVAQLLSSGNLVVRTTGQENFIWQSFDYPGDTFLPGMKFGKDLVSGLDRRWSSWKSLDDPSPGPYILFMNINGFPQLFEEQDSVPLSRFGPWNGVTFDGMPRHISNALFTHNFVFNDKEVYYVYTLVNSSVVTRVYFSPDGDVLRLNWIERTQMWFLYWKGNSDMCIRFGQCGSYGRCDAKKSPLCSCMEGFEPRNPDEWSASQWSSGCRRRTTLSCPDGDGFRVFKNVNMPDTRGAWFNRSMTLGECETACKQNCSCTAYANIDIRMNGSGCLLWFEDLMDVRTVDESRDLYVRIAVSDLTIQSIPEFTSRPVSSKKRQTITWVVSILSSLVIVILILAIMYGWRKKKRSQVKIPVKPIDEEYIMESQDDDTELTSFSLSVISKSTNDFANDKKLGQGGFGPVYKGVLDDRREIAVKRLSKTSRQGLGEFKNEVEFIAKLQHRNLVKLLGYCIQGDENMLIYEYMPNKSLDSFIFDKIKSPILGWSDRFNIIHGIARGLLYLHQDSRFKIVHRDLKTSNVLLDVDMNPKISDFGLARMFREHENEANTNNVVGTLGYLAPEYVVDGTFSEKSDVFSFGVLVLEIVSGKKNKGFSHENDSDNLLAHAWRLFEEDMALELRDPHIRESCVASEVFRSIHIGLLCVQHFAKDRPTMSSVILMFDKEGALPQPKQPAFFAKGSLPQLSLASVNDITMTTLEPR, encoded by the exons ATGGAGGTCGttcattatttattaatatttggtCTCCTGATGtctgatttgggaatttataggGCACAAGACAGCATAGCAGCTGATCAAGCTATCCGTGACGGACATACCCTTGTTTCAGCCGATGAAATGTATGAACTCGGGTTTTTTAGTCCCGGAAAGTCAATGAACCGGTATTTGGGCATATGGTACAATAACAAATCCCCACAGACAGTGGTATGGGTTGCTAACAGGGAGACACCAATAACCGACTTGTCTGGTGTGTTCAAAGTTGACACCAACGGATCCCTATTGGTTATCGCTAGTAGCAACAACACCATCATCTGGTCATCTAACCCTGGCCCTGTATCTCCCACAACCATAAATCCAGTGGCACAACTTTTGAGCTCTGGAAATCTGGTTGTAAGAACAACCGGCCAGGAAAATTTCATCTGGCAAAGTTTCGATTACCCTGGAGACACGTTCCTTCCCGGGATGAAATTCGGAAAGGACCTGGTGTCTGGGTTAGATAGGCGATGGTCATCATGGAAGAGCCTCGACGACCCTTCACCTGGCCCGTATATACTGTTCATGAATATAAACGGGTTCCCTCAGTTGTTCGAAGAACAGGATTCTGTTCCTCTCTCAAGGTTTGGACCATGGAACGGTGTTACCTTCGATGGCATGCCTAGGCATATTTCAAACGCGTTATTCACACACAACTTCGTTTTCAATGATAAGGAGGTGTACTATGTGTACACACTTGTTAACAGTTCAGTCGTGACGCGTGTCTACTTTAGTCCAGATGGTGACGTGTTACGACTGAACTGGATCGAAAGAACACAGATGTGGTTCCTATATTGGAAGGGGAATAGCGACATGTGTATCCGTTTCGGACAATGTGGTTCATATGGAAGGTGCGACGCTAAGAAGTCACCTCTTTGTAGTTGTATGGAAGGGTTCGAACCTCGAAACCCGGACGAATGGAGTGCCTCCCAGTGGTCAAGTGGGTGTCGCCGTAGAACAACTTTAAGTTGTCCGGATGGAGATGGATTTCGAGTGTTTAAAAACGTTAACATGCCAGACACTCGGGGTGCATGGTTCAATAGAAGCATGACACTTGGCGAATGTGAGACGGCATGCAAGCAGAATTGCTCGTGTACAGCGTATGCCAATATTGATATTCGAATGAACGGAAGTGGATGCTTGCTGTGGTTCGAGGATCTAATGGATGTCCGAACAGTGGATGAAAGCCGGGACCTTTATGTAAGAATAGCTGTCTCCGACTTGACAA TTCAATCAATCCCGGAATTTACCTCCAGACCTGTTTCCAGCAAAAAGAGGCAAACAATCACATGGGTGGTGTCGATTTTATCTAGTCTTGTTATTGTGATATTGATTTTGGCAATCATGTATGGTTGGAGAAAAAAGAAAAGATCCCAAGTGAAAATACCAG TGAAACCCATTGATGAAGAGTATATCATGGAGAGCCAAGATGATGATACAGAGTTAACGTCTTTTAGCCTGTCTGTGATATCAAAATCCACTAATGATTTTGCAAATGACAAAAAACTTGGACAAGGTGGTTTTGGTCCTGTTTACAAG GGTGTGCTCGATGACAGAAGAGAAATAGCTGTGAAAAGATTATCCAAAACTTCAAGACAAGGTCTTGGAGAGTTTAAAAATGAAGTTGAATTCATTGCTAAGCTTCAACATCGAAATCTTGTAAAGCTTTTGGGATACTGTATTCAAGGAGATGAAAACATGTTAATATATGAGTACATGCCTAACAAAAGTCTAGACTCATTCATATTTG ATAAAATCAAAAGTCCGATACTAGGTTGGTCAGATCGTTTTAACATCATTCATGGGATTGCTCGAGGACTCCTCTATCTTCATCAAGATTCACGATTTAAAATTGTTCATCGAGATCTTAAAACAAGCAATGTTTTGCTGGATGTTGACATGAACCCAAAGATATCAGACTTTGGTCTTGCAAGAATGTTTAGAGAACATGAAAATGAAGCAAATACGAACAATGTAGTTGGAACTTT GGGTTACTTAGCACCAGAATATGTTGTAGATGGGACTTTCTCGGAAAAATCTGAtgtcttcagttttggtgttctTGTGTTGGAAATTGTGAGCGGGAAAAAAAATAAAGGATTCTCTCATGAGAATGACAGTGATAATCTTCTTGCACAT GCGTGGAGACTTTTTGAAGAAGACATGGCACTGGAGTTGCGTGATCCGCATATCCGTGAGTCATGTGTAGCCTCCGAAGTATTTCGGTCAATACATATAGGTCTTTTATGTGTCCAACATTTTGCAAAAGACAGACCAACTATGTCATCTGTCATTTTGATGTTTGATAAAGAAGGTGCATTGCCTCAACCTAAACAACCTGCATTTTTTGCAAAAGGAAGTTTGCCACAACTTAGTCTAGCTTCCGTCAATGACATCACGATGACAACATTAGAACCTCGATGA